The Fusarium keratoplasticum isolate Fu6.1 chromosome 8, whole genome shotgun sequence genome includes a region encoding these proteins:
- a CDS encoding Cytosolic Fe-S cluster assembly factor CFD1 — translation MSLDKVKNIVLVLSGKGGVGKSSVTTQLALSLASSGHSVGILDVDLTGPSIPRMLSIEASKVTQVPGGWAPVLVHEADESKGLGSLHAMSLGFLLPKRGDAVVWRGPKKTAMIRQFLKDVLWDETDYLLIDTPPGTSDEHISLAETLQRDARPGQVAGAVVVTTPQAVATADVRKELNFCTKTGIRVLGVVENMSGYVCPHCSECTDIFGSGGGKSMAEEFNVPFLGSVPMDAQFITLVEEGRRPTYPSGTTVNGKDLSTPQGEGESLVDKYQDCSLFHVFEAITDKVRANASNAQT, via the exons ATGagcctcgacaaggtcaagaacaTCGTCCTG GTCCTCTCGGGCAAGGGCGGAGTCGGCAAGTCCTCTGTCACTACCCAGCTCGCTCTAtctctcgcttcttctggtcACTCTGTCGGTATCCTCGATGTTGATCTCACAGGGCCATCCATTCCCCGCATGCTCTCCATCGAAGCATCCAAGGTCACCCAGGTCCCTGGTGGATGGGCTCCGGTGCTCGTGCACGAAGCCGACGAGTCTAAAGGTCTAGGCAGTCTCCATGCCATGAGTCTAGGGTTTCTCCTCCCAAAGAGAGGCGATGCCGTTGTCTGGAGAGGTCCCAAGAAGACGGCCATGATCCGACAATTCCTCAAGGACGTGCTATGGGACGAGACAGACTACCTACTGATTGACACGCCGCCCGGAACAAGCGACGAACACATCTCGCTAGCCGAGACACTGCAGAGAGATGCCAGACCAGGACAGGTCGCGGGCGCAGTCGTCGTGACAACTCCCCAAGCCGTTGCTACAGCAGACGTTCGCAAGGAACTCAACTTTTGCACCAAGACAGGCATCCGTGTCCTTGGAGTCGTCGAGAACATGAGCGGTTACGTCTGCCCACACTGCTCAGAATGCACCGATATCTTTGGATCGGGAGGCGGAAAATCCATGGCCGAAGAGTTCAACGTTCCATTCCTAGGATCAGTACCCATGGACGCTCAGTTCATCAcactcgtcgaggagggaaGACGACCAACATATCCCTCAGGGACCACGGTCAACGGAAAAGACTTGTCCACTCCCCAGGGGGAAGGGGAGAGCTTGGTTGATAAATACCAGGATTGCTCACTGTTCCATGTTTTCGAAGCAATCACTGACAAGGTGAGGGCCAATGCCAGCAACGCGCAGACCTGA
- a CDS encoding Signal recognition particle 54 kDa protein, whose translation MVLQDLGRRINAAVNNLTREQNLDEKAFDAMLKEICAALLEADVNVRLVGQLRKSIRATVNFKELPPAVNKKRLIQKAVFDELVKLVDPHADSFRPKKGKSSVIMFVGLQGAGKTTTCTKLARHYQSRGFKSCLVCADTFRAGAFDQLKQNATKAKIPYYGSLTETDPAVVARAGVEQFKKDRFEVIIVDTSGRHRQESALFQEMIDIQNAIQPDETIMVLDASIGQQAESQAKAFKEAADFGAIIITKTDGHAHGGGAISAVAATHTPIVFIGTGEHMLDLERFAPQQFVQKLLGMGDMAGLMEHVQSLNLNQKDTIKHIQEGIFTVRDLRDQLSNIMKMGPLSKMAGMIPGMSNMMQGMDDEEGGAKLKRMIYICDSMTDKELDSDGKILIDQPTRMTRIARGSGTSVREVEDLLTQQRMMAGMAKKMGGNMKNMQRAQQAMGGGNKAQQLAAMQKRLQSMGGAGGAGGMPDMGSLMRMLGGGAGGGMPGGMDMQAMMRQMGMGGGMPGMPGGGGRGRR comes from the exons ATGGTTCTTCAAGATCTCGGCCGTCGCATCAATGCGGCGGTCAATAATTTGACGCGCGAGCAGAATCTCGACGAAAAG GCCTTTGATGCCATGCTCAAGGAGATTTGCGCCGCCCTCCTCGAAGCAGATGTCAACGTGCGACTCGTTGGACAGCTCCGGAAATCGATTCGAGCAACCGTAAACTTCAAAGAACTTCCTCCCgccgtcaacaagaagcGCCTCATCCAGAAAGCCGTCTTTGATGAACTCGTCAAACTCGTCGATCCCCACGCCGACTCGTTCCGACcgaagaagggcaagagcAGTGTCATCATGTTTGTTGGTCTGCAGGGTGCCGGTAAAACCACGACGTGTACAAAGCTGGCGAGGCATTACCAGTCTAGAGGCTTCAAGTCTTGCCTGGTGTGCGCTGATACCTTCCGAGCCGGTGCCTTTGATCAGCTGAAGCAGAACGctaccaaggccaagatcccaTACTATGGTTCTCTCACGGAGACGGATCCTGCTGTTGTTGCGCGGGCTGGTGTGGAGCAGTTTAAGAAGGACAGATTCGAGGTTATTATCGTTGATACCTCGGGTCGCCACCGTCAAGAGTCTGCCCTGTTCCAGGAGATGATTGACATTCAGAATGCCATCCAACCAGACGAGACCATCATGGTTCTTGATGCTTCTATCGGTCAGCAGGCCGAGTCGCAAGCCAAGGCGTTCAAGGAGGCTGCTGATTTcggagccatcatcatcacaaAGACGGATGGTCACGCACacggtggtggtgccatCTCTGCGGTCGCAGCGACACACACTCCAATTGTCTTCATTGGTACTGGTGAGCACATGCTGGATCTCGAGCGATTTGCTCCTCAGCAGTTTGTGCAGAAGCTGCTAGGCATGGGCGACATGGCTGGTCTGATGGAACACGTCCAGAGCCTGAACCTCAACCAAAAAGACACCATCAAGCACATCCAAGAGGGTATCTTTACGGTACGCGATCTCCGAGACCAGCTATCCAACATTATGAAGATGGGACCTCTATCCAAGATGGCTGGCATGATTCCTGGCATGAGCAACATGATGCAGGGCatggacgatgaagagggaggcgccaagctcaagcgcATGATCTACATTTGTGACTCGATGACAGACAAGGAGCTCGACTCTGACGGCAAGATTCTCATCGACCAACCGACTCGAATGACACGAATTGCGCGAGGTTCAGGAACATCAGTACgcgaggttgaggatctcCTCACTCAACAGCGCATGATGGCTGGCATGGCTAAGAAGATGGGTGGAAACATGAAGAACATGCAGAGGGCACAGCAGGCAATGGGAGGCGGTAACAAGGCACAACAGCTAGCCGCGATGCAGAAGCGACTGCAGAGCATGGGCGGCGCTGGAGGTGCCGGAGGTATGCCCGACATGGGTAGTttgatgaggatgctggGAGGCGGAGCAGGTGGAGGCATGCCTGGAGGCATGGACATGCAAGCTATGATGCGACAGATGGGTATGGGCGGCGGTATGCCTGGTAtgcctggaggaggaggccgtgGTAGGCGATGA
- a CDS encoding Adenosylmethionine decarboxylase, which produces MFPSSVPNNCTFSPASATPHLTINHDVAADLDSTNAFEGPEKLLEVWFAPSPTSLPPTAPANGLKAVPADTWVPMLDMVNCKVLSVLDSDNMDAYLLSESSMFVFPHKIILKTCGTTTLLLGLQRMLHIAAKYGFPFHNASSVNDIRAAATPYRVFYSRKNFLFPEKQQGPHRSWKQEVKYLDDMFDGGSAYMVGKMNGDHWYLYLTSPNQQALTPPRTPESEVNGPLAKIPVGTSFGTGPSGHHDETLEILMTDLDPENAKQFYLSHASAVASDKLAAEAQDARRQAINSLGGLDPVDEVDVFCNGDEEPMLDSTEALTTEGHALGTVVSESCGLSSVYPTTDYPDARVDAYLFSPCGFSANGVVPPQAEGAKSEHYFTVHVTPEPHCSFASFETNVPGGQSGRTTTEIIEQVVNIFKPGRFSVTLFEAKAQAHNPYGMGDDDTKGWAANRLVDPVRGYRRIDRIVHDFEDYDLVFRFYEREGWAGTKNARVGEPASPTLK; this is translated from the coding sequence ATGTTTCCCTCTTCGGTTCCCAACAACTGTACCTTCTCGCCGGCCTCGGCCACTCCCCATCTGACCATCAACCATGATGTGGCCGCCGACCTCGACTCGACCAATGCTTTCGAGGGCCccgagaagcttcttgaagtcTGGTTCGCCCCCAGCCCGACTTCTCTGCCCCCAACTGCTCCCGCCAATGGCCTAAAGGCTGTTCCTGCTGATACCTGGGTCCCAATGCTCGACATGGTCAACTGCAAGGTTCTCTCTGTGCTTGACTCTGACAACATGGATGCCTACCTCTTGTCCGAGTCTAGCATGTTTGTCTTTCCTCACAAGATCATTCTCAAGACATGCGGCACCACGACTCTTCTCCTGGGACTCCAGCGCATGCTTCACATTGCGGCCAAGTACGGGTTCCCGTTCCACAATGCCAGCTCTGTCAACGATATCCGTGCTGCTGCCACTCCCTACCGCGTCTTTTACAGTCGCAAGAACTTTTTGTTCCCCGAGAAGCAGCAGGGACCCCATCGCAGCTGGAAGCAGGAGGTCAAGTACCTCGACGACATGTTTGACGGTGGAAGTGCCTATATGGTGGGCAAGATGAACGGTGACCACTGGTACCTGTACCTCACGTCTCCGAACCAGCAGGCCTTGACTCCCCCGAGGACCCCCGAGTCCGAGGTCAATGGTCCTCTGGCCAAGATCCCCGTCGGGACATCGTTTGGTACTGGCCCCAGCGGTCATCACGACGAGACGCTCGAAATCCTCATGACGGACCTCGATCCTGAGAATGCCAAGCAGTTCTACTTGTCGCACGCGAGTGCGGTCGCTAGCGACAAGTTGGCTGCAGAGGCCCAGGATGCCCGCAGACAGGCCATCAACAGCCTGGGCGGGCTTGATCCAGTTGACGAAGTGGACGTCTTCTGCAACGGGGATGAGGAACCCATGCTCGACTCTACCGAGGCTCTGACGACCGAGGGCCACGCTCTGGGAACTGTCGTGTCGGAGAGCTGCGGCCTCTCCAGTGTCTACCCGACCACCGACTACCCTGATGCGCGTGTCGATGCCTACCTCTTCAGCCCTTGTGGTTTTTCTGCCAACGGAGTTGTTCCTCCTCAGGCTGAAGGGGCCAAGTCTGAGCATTACTTTACCGTCCACGTCACCCCTGAGCCTCACTGCTCCTTTGCCTCGTTCGAGACCAACGTCCCTGGTGGTCAGAGCGGACGAACCACGACCGAGATCATTGAGCAGGTTGTAAACATTTTCAAGCCTGGTCGCTTCAGCGTGACCCTGTTTGAGGCTAAGGCTCAGGCTCACAACCCCTATGGTATGGGTGACGATGACACCAAGGGATGGGCAGCCAACCGTCTGGTTGATCCTGTCCGGGGATACCGACGCATTGATCGTATTGTCCACGACTTCGAGGACTACGATCTCGTCTTTCGCTTCTACGAACGGGAGGGATGGGCCGGCACTAAGAATGCGCGAGTTGGTGAGCCTGCTAGCCCTACTCTCAAGTAA
- a CDS encoding Zn(2)-C6 fungal-type domain-containing protein: MAGISGDGLVFKRRRVAQACQTCRAMKSKCDGKRPECGRCLGYGFTCSYAKGRSWNPSPGTEKRDALNLDVEELRDTIDHYEELVGRLLSDSPQKECHLKEFHEVKERARRALDGFTQDTDAGPSTQLSDPNQHRYLGEVSDVHFFNLVKRFLQTSPGVEQDFDSYEQEGEVSVGKSRPTALPEPDEARRLCEVYFETIHLAYPFIPKSLFMETWGGFQGPLSETHHNSTDLAILYVICAIGSYYNSFPGRDSSTNHEHYFRCAVIHSGKHHSINQVTLLLVQCFYFLAICKTDSCWIALGQAVRIAQSIGLHVESKTSKPRGPVELERRRRIWYSIYVLDRLLSLQLGRPPAIHDEDCSVPMPSRRGDNDIDWTSSIIEPVEGPSTGDYFVAVIEFSRIVGRVLSDIYGPAQERPTAEMMICTQVLDRQLVEWKMNLPRKLRFDLGHAFDPSVAFRRQRNMLAIKYHHLRALIHRPYLCYPLLRQLDDSSVALDWPLLTLFEKTCASEARETARLLHHVSDEKDLVHEFPWWQMISCLICAGSILLVSSIFVQPPIDDHSVFDSEGLRDDAETCLKMFEALSVNSKSARVARDMIKGLKQCGFEWKKHSKQLQPEITQALQSSAIQLPTQMPALEYVGLEGDLALEQTPTPQNWPAEIIDSMAWSSQFFGATQGEGA; this comes from the exons ATGGCGGGTATCTCGGGAGATGGACTCGTTTTCAAGCGAAGACGCGTGGCACAGGCTTGCCAAACGTGCCGGGCGATGAAATCCAAG TGCGACGGAAAGCGACCCGAATGTGGCCGGTGTCTGGGCTATGGATTCACATGTTCCTATGCCAAGGGCAGGTCCTGGAACCCAAGTCCCGGTACAGAAAAACGCGACGCTCTGAACCTCGACGTTGAAGAGCTTCGAGATACTATCGATCACTACGAGGAACTTGTTGGCAGGCTTCTCTCTGATTCTCCTCAGAAAGAATGCCATCTCAAAGAGTTCCACGAGGTAAAAGAACGAGCAAGACGAGCTCTAGATGGATTCACGCAAGACACCGATGCCGGCCCCTCCACCCAACTCTCGGATCCCAACCAGCATCGGTATCTTGGAGAAGTGAGCGATGTTCATTTCTTTAACTTGGTCAAGCGTTTCTTGCAGACAAGTCCAGGCGTCGAGCAAGACTTTGACAGTTACGAGCAGGAGGGTGAAGTATCGGTTGGTAAGAGTAGACCGACTGCTCTGCCAGAACCAGATGAGGCGAGAAGACTATGTGAGGTTTACTTTGAGACGATTCATCTGGCGTACCCTTTTATTCCCAAGTCTTTGTTTATGGAGACATGGGGTGGGTTCCAGGGGCCCCTGAGTGAGACGCATCACAATTCCACAGACCTAGCCATTCTAT ACGTCATTTGTGCCATTGGGTCATATTACAACTCGTTCCCCGGCCGAGACTCAAGCACAAACCACGAACATTACTTTCGATGCGCCGTCATTCACTCAGGGAAGCATCATTCGATCAACCAAGTCACATTGCTTCTTGTGCAGTGCTTCTATTTCCTCGCGATTTGCAAGACAGACAG TTGCTGGATTGCATTGGGTCAAGCAGTCCGCATAGCTCAGAGTATTGGGCTGCATGTTGAGTCCAAGACTTCAAAACCTCGTGGACCtgtcgagcttgagagaCGACGAAGAATATGGTACTCCATCTATGTTCTTGATCGTCTGCTGTCTCTCCAACTTGGACGTCCACCGGCTATACACGATGAGGATTGCAGCGTGCCCATGCCGTCCCGACGAGGGGACAATGACATTGATTGGACATCAAGCATCATTGAGCCTGTTGAAGGGCCATCTACGGGTGACTACTTTGTTGCAGTCATCGAGTTCTCTCGTATTGTTGGCCGTGTACTGAGCGACATCTACGGACCGGCACAGGAAAGACCAACGGCTGAGATGATGATATGTACACAGGTTCTAGACCGACAGCTCGTTGAGTGGAAGATGAATCTTCCTCGAAAGCTTCGATTCGATCTTGGACATGCATTCGATCCTAGTGTTGCTTTCAGGAGACAG CGAAACATGCTCGCCATCAAATATCACCATCTTCGCGCACTCATCCACCGACCATACCTCTGCTACCCTCTTCTCCGGCAACTTGACGACTCATCTGTGGCATTGGACTGGCCGTTATTGACTCTTTTCGAAAAGACATGCGCCAGTGAAGCACGAGAAACCGCCCGTCTTTTGCATCACGTATCTGACGAAAAGGACTTGGTCCACGAGTTTCCCTGGTGGCAGATGATTTCATGTCTGATATGCGCTGGCTCCATCCTGCTTGTTTCGAGCATCTTTGTTCAGCCCCCTATTGACGACCACAGCGTTTTTGACAGCGAAGGTCTTCGAGACGATGCTGAAACGTGCCTCAAGATGTTTGAAGCACTCAGCGTCAACTCCAAGAGTGCGAGAGTAGCAAGGGACATGATCAAAGGGTTGAAGCAATGTGGCTTCGAATGGAAGA AACACAGCAAGCAACTCCAACCAGAGATCACACAGGCACTGCAGTCTAGTGCGATCCAATTGCCCACGCAGATGCCAGCCCTAGAATACGTTGGGTTAGAGGGAGATTTGGCACTGGAGCAAACACCAACGCCACAAAACTGGCCAGCTGAGATTATTGATTCCATGGCTTGGTCGTCGCAGTTCTTTGGAGCAACACAGGGAGAGGGAGCCTGA
- a CDS encoding H/ACA ribonucleoprotein complex subunit NOP10 → MHLMYTLDANGNRLYTLKKVAHGQVTKSAHPARFSPDDKWSRQRVTLKRRFELLLTQQKEE, encoded by the exons ATGCATCTCATGTACACCCTCGACGCCAACGGCAACCGCCTGTACACCCTCAAGAAGGTTGCCCACGGCCAGGTCACCAAGTCTGCGCACCCTGCGCGCTTCTCCCCCGACGACAAGTGGTCGCGACAGCGCGTCACCCTCAAGCGGCGATTCGAGCTCCTCCTGACCCAGCAGA AGGAGGAATAG
- a CDS encoding 20S-pre-rRNA D-site endonuclease NOB1, translating into MASSEELKPIHSLVLDTGPLIKNDPPANTLRAKAEQLYTLPCIISEIKDAATRSRVETTLLPFVTLRSPKPESVKVIREFARKTGDLAVLSKPDIEVLALGYELEIERNGGDWRLRSEPGQKGMNGRPPNKAVEGDKEEAKEPEATLESEVEKLNLEQPTAEEKSEEKSETTPATEPEVEKQPEATDQPEVEKQESEKQPEPVEQQTEADKQEPVEQESEQQPAEDTQPSEDDSDASDDEGGWITPSNLKKKQAATSGSTPSAPVQKTLQAAVLTSDYAMQNVALRMGLNLVAPSLARITHLKNWVLRCHGCFKITKDMSRQFCPSCGQPTLMRASCSTDQFGNFTIHLKKNFQWNNRGNVYSVPKPVHGSANGRLPKNAGGKNNWGNSLILSEDQKEFTRASDDQRRQRKKDIMDQDYLPDLLSGHRSGGNGKIRVGAGRNVNSKRKH; encoded by the coding sequence atggcctcctcAGAAGAGCTGAAGCCCATTCACAGCCTGGTCCTTGATACCGGTCCTCTGATCAAGAACGATCCCCCTGCGAATACCCTCCgcgccaaggctgagcagctCTACACCCTCCCCTGCATCATCTCCGAAATCAAGGATGCAGCCACACGGTCCCGGGTAGAGACGACTCTACTGCCTTTCGTTACCCTGCGATCGCCCAAGCCAGAGAGTGTCAAGGTCATTCGTGAATTTGCGCGAAAAACAGGAGACTTGGCTGTTCTGAGCAAGCCTGATATTGAGGTGTTGGCTCTAGGGTATGAGCTGGAGATCGAGCGAAATGGAGGAGActggaggttgaggagtgAGCCTGGACAGAAGGGGATGAATGGAAGGCCACCAAACAAGGCGGTCGAGGGAGACAAGGAAGAGGCTAAGGAACCCGAAGCGACACTGGAGAGCGAAGTCGAAAAGTTGAATCTCGAGCAACCAACGGCCGAAGAAAAGTCAGAGGAGAAGTCAGAGACTACGCCTGCGACCGAGCCAGAGGTTGAGAAGCAGCCAGAAGCGACTGACCAACccgaggtcgagaagcaagagagCGAGAAACAGCCCGAGCCAGTTGAGCAACAGACAGAGGCCGACAAGCAAGAGCCCGTCGAGCAAGAGTCCGAGCAACAGCCAGCCGAAGACACACAACCCTCCGAAGACGATTCCGATGCctccgacgacgagggcggcTGGATCACTCCctccaacctcaagaagaaaCAAGCCGCAACCTCTGGCTCTACCCCCTCTGCCCCCGTCCAAAAGACCCTCCAGGCTGCCGTCCTCACCTCCGACTACGCCATGCAAAACGTCGCCCTCCGCATgggcctcaacctcgtcgcaCCGTCGCTCGCCCGCATCACCCACCTCAAGAACTGGGTCCTCCGCTGCCACGGCTGCTTCAAGATCACAAAGGACATGTCCCGCCAGTTCTGTCCCTCTTGCGGTCAGCCTACGCTCATGCGTGCTAGCTGCTCTACAGATCAGTTCGGCAACTTTACAATCCACCTCAAGAAGAACTTTCAGTGGAACAACCGTGGCAACGTCTACAGCGTTCCCAAGCCCGTCCACGGCTCTGCAAATGGTCGTCTACCAAAGAACGCAGGAGGAAAAAACAACTGGGGTAACAGTCTCATCCTTTCAGAGGATCAAAAGGAGTTTACAAGGGCATCGGATGATCAGCGCCGCCAGCGAAAGAAGGATATTATGGACCAGGATTATCTCCCTGACCTCCTGAGCGGTCACAGATCTGGAGGAAACGGCAAGATTCGCGTGGGAGCAGGACGCAACGTAAACTCGAAGCGAAAGCACTAG
- a CDS encoding M20-dimer domain-containing protein, with translation MASQMDHPVVDLLKSLMSIVSTSELELDIGLFLEQHLQALGYTVERIPIARGSDRHNVYAYLGSSRKTRILVTAHMDTVPPHIPLTIDGDIIRGRGSSDDLGPLAAQIVAVEELRKEGKLKEGDVGLLFVVGEENGGHGMIAANDMGLTWESGIFAEPTESKLAKGHKGQVAFEVIAKGFACHSGYPHLGKSATSALLAVLNDLSAATWPESDLLGPSTFNIGTLEGGEKHNIVAPSAKALCEVRMVKDLPGIKVKVADIVSKHPDIELKWVFEYPEALLDWEIDGFEAAPVAFGTDVPRLRDEFCDKRVLYGPGSILVAHGPDEFIRVPELIESISGYKKLVLHFLQ, from the exons ATGGCTTCTCAAATGGATCATCCCGTTGTCGACCTTCTCAAGTCGCTTATGTCGATTGTCAGCACTAGCGAGCTGGAACTCGATATTGGTCTCTTTTTGGAACAGcacctccaagcccttgGATACACGGTTGAGCGCATTCCTATTGCGCGAGGATCTGATCGTCACAATGTCTACGCTTATCTCGGTTCCTCACGCAAGACACGCATTCTCGTCACAGCACACATGGACACGGTTCCACCGCATATTCCACTGACCATTGACGGTGACATTATCCGCGGAAGGGGGTCTTCTGATGACCTAGGGCCACTAGCAGCTCAAATTGTCGCTGTTGAAGAGCTGAGAAAGGAAGGAAAACTCAAAGAGGGAGATGTTGGGCTATTGTTCGTGGTTGGCGAGGAGAATGGCGGGCATGGAATGATTGCTGCCAATGATATGGGTCTAACCTGGGAATCTGGCATCTTTGCTGAACCAACAGAGAGTAAACTTGCCAAAGGACACAAGGGACAAGTGGCATTTGAAGTCATTGCTAAGGGCTTCGCCTG TCATTCCGGGTATCCCCATCTTGGAAAGAGCGCAACTTCTGCTCTTCTAGCTGTGCTCAACGACCTCTCTGCAGCAACTTGGCCGGAATCTGATCTCCTTGGTCCTTCTACATTTAATATCGGAACCCTGGAAGGAGGCGAGAAGCACAATATCGTCGCCCCATCCGCGAAAGCTCTCTGCGAAGTCCGCATGGTCAAGGACCTGCCTGgtatcaaggtcaaggttgcaGACATTGTATCCAAGCACCCGGATATTGAGCTGAAATGGGTCTTTGAGTACCCCGAGGCACTCCTTGACTGGGAAATTGACGGCTTCGAGGCTGCGCCAGTGGCGTTTGGAACTGACGTACCTCGACTCAGGGATGAGTTTTGTGATAAGAGGGTTTTGTACGGGCCAGGATCTATCCTGGTAGCACATGGACCGGATGAGTTTATTCGTGTGCCAGAGTTGATTGAGAGCATATCTGGATACAAGAAGTTGGTCCTTCACTTCCTCCAGTGA
- a CDS encoding Peptidase A1 domain-containing protein produces MKLASALVAGLATASAEPLTKVARSVKPTKVKLNNWWDGTDYQWYGKISVGTPEEEFNLLFDTGSTDLVLPKKGCTSCSNYTTYDPSKSSTYSKEPNYQYEASYGTAGNAEPLAKPVTMQGRIVTDVVTIGDATAENQTFFLSEEYPKELGENPLGPNIDGIFGLGPPGASVFNHEFNKTFTTTFWNLVKSGQLPPVFSLFLNSGRGSASGEATLGGIDSSKYEGELTKVPFNATVTALVGEWFIDNPTFYIDKKSVKNSATGKPFTQAVSLLDTGTAFVMAPDHQTAKDMYAAISPEIKLLDKLGVWGAPCDVMKKLEPELTFTVGSGDKMVNLTMPADAFNLGEHPDHPGKCQGVILHSPEPISELATVWVIGSPVLKGYYTVWDGQNLELGVGILKESTGNATETSSPASTPTSEAGVLAPYWGLFAVLAGVFFI; encoded by the exons ATGAAGCTTGCCTCTGCCCTTGTTGCTGGCCTAGCCACGGCTTCAGCTGAACCTCTCACCAAGGTTGCTCGATCTGTAAAGCCCACCAAAGTGAAACTCAACAATTGGTGGGACGGTACCGACTACCAGTGGTACGGCAAGATCTCTGTCGGTACTCCTGAGGAAGAATT CAACCTCCTCTTCGACACCGGCTCTACAGACCTCGTCCTGCCCAAGAAAGGATGCACATCCTGCAGCAACTACACCACCTATGACCCTTCAAAGTCTTCCACGTACTCCAAGGAGCCCAACTACCAGTACGAGGCTAGCTATGGTACTGCTGGCAACGCCGAGCCCCTGGCCAAACCTGTCACCATGCAAGGCCGAATCGTCACGGACGTGGTCACCATTGGCGACGCTACAGCCGAGAACCAGACCTTTTTCCTAAGCGAAGAGTATCCCAAAGAGCTTGGCGAGAACCCTCTAGGCCCCAACATCGATGGCATCTTTGGTCTCGGTCCCCCGGGGGCATCTGTGTTTAACCACGAGTTTAACAAGACCTTTACGACTACTTTTTGGAACCTTGTTAAATCGGGACAACTTCCGCCAGTATTTTCACTGTTTCTCAACTCTGGCCGTGGTTCTGCCTCTGGTGAAGCCACACTTGGTGGTATCGACTCTTCCAAGTATGAAGGAGAGTTGACCAAGGTCCCATTCAACGCTACTGTTACAGCATTGGTCGGAGAGTGGTTTATCGACAATCCTACCTTTTACATCGACAAGAAATCCGTCAAGAACTCGGCCACAGGCAAGCCATTCACTCAGGCTGTGTCTCTTCTCGACACTGGTACCGCGTTCGTCATGGCGCCAGATCACCAAACTGCCAAGGATATGTATGCTGCAATCAGCCCTgagatcaagctcctcgacaagcttggcGTCTGGGGAGCTCCCTGCGAtgtgatgaagaagctcgagccGGAATTAACTTTTACTGTTGGATCTGGTGACAAAATGGTCAACCTCACCATGCCCGCGGATGCCTTCAACTTGGGAGAACATCCCGATCACCCCGGAAAGTGTCAGGGTGTCATTCTTCACTCTCCTGAGCCTATCAGTGAGCTTGCAACCGTGTGGGTGATTGGAAGTCCTGTTCTGAAGGGCTACTACACTGTCTGGGATGGTCAGAACCTGGAGCTTGGAGTGGGAATTCTGAAGGAATCTACTGGCAATGCTACAGAGACCAGCTCTCCGGCAAGCACACCTACCTCTGAGGCTGGAGTTTTGGCACCTTACTGGGGGCTTTTTGCGGTCTTGGCCGGAGTATTCTTTATCTAG